One genomic window of Actinoplanes lobatus includes the following:
- a CDS encoding GNAT family N-acetyltransferase, with product MPTDLVRVTPEHTGFPAAATLFDDYRAHYGHPSDPSATAGWLARQITAYGLTLTVALRNGRPAGLITTLVLPASLRLGQACSVRDLFVDPAQRRNGVARALMEHAIAEARTTGALRISLQTEPGNAAAQALYAELGFRPVPDLDSLTRTLRS from the coding sequence ATGCCGACCGACCTGGTCCGAGTCACCCCGGAGCACACCGGCTTCCCCGCCGCGGCCACCCTCTTCGACGACTACCGGGCCCACTACGGCCACCCTTCCGACCCGTCGGCCACCGCCGGCTGGCTCGCCCGTCAGATCACCGCCTACGGCCTGACCTTGACCGTGGCCCTCCGGAACGGCCGCCCCGCCGGCCTGATCACCACCCTGGTCCTCCCCGCCTCGCTGCGCCTGGGGCAGGCCTGTTCCGTACGCGACCTCTTCGTCGACCCCGCCCAGCGCCGCAACGGAGTAGCCCGCGCCCTCATGGAACACGCCATCGCCGAAGCCCGAACCACCGGCGCCCTGCGCATCTCCCTGCAGACCGAGCCCGGCAACGCCGCGGCCCAGGCCCTCTACGCCGAACTCGGCTTCCGCCCGGTCCCCGACCTCGACTCCCTCACCCGCACCCTGCGTTCCTGA
- a CDS encoding acetyl-CoA C-acetyltransferase has product MPEAVIVATARSPIGRAHKGSLKDLRPDDLTTTIVDAALNKVPQLDRTLIEDLYLGCGLPGGEQGFNMARVVATKLGLDGLPGATITRYCSSSLQTTRMAFHAIKAGEGDIFISAGVETVSRFARGSSDGLPSAAQEALGRWTNPYFDEAQARTQASAQNGSVWHDPREDGLAPDIYIGMGYTAENLAQIKNVSREEMDEFGVRSQNLAEKAIANGFWEREITPITLPDGTVVSKDDGPRAGVTIDAVSQLKPVFRPDGRVTAGNCCPLNDGAAAVVIMSDTKARELGITPLARIVSTGVTALSPEIMGLGPVEASKQALKRAGMTIGDVDLVEINEAFAAQVIPSYKDLGIPLEKLNVNGGAIAVGHPFGMTGARITGTLLNSLDWHDKSIGLETMCVGGGQGMALIVERLS; this is encoded by the coding sequence ATGCCGGAAGCTGTCATCGTCGCCACTGCCCGCTCGCCCATCGGCCGCGCCCACAAGGGCTCGCTGAAGGATCTGCGCCCCGACGATCTCACCACCACGATCGTCGACGCCGCCCTGAACAAGGTGCCGCAGCTCGACCGCACCCTCATCGAGGACCTCTACCTCGGCTGCGGTCTGCCCGGCGGCGAACAGGGCTTCAACATGGCCCGTGTGGTCGCCACCAAGCTGGGCCTGGACGGCCTGCCCGGCGCCACCATCACGCGATACTGCTCGTCCTCGCTCCAGACCACCCGGATGGCCTTCCACGCCATCAAGGCCGGTGAGGGCGACATCTTCATCTCGGCCGGTGTGGAGACCGTGTCCCGGTTCGCCCGCGGCAGCTCCGACGGCCTGCCGTCGGCCGCCCAGGAGGCGCTGGGCCGCTGGACCAACCCGTACTTCGACGAGGCCCAGGCCCGCACGCAGGCCAGCGCCCAGAACGGCAGCGTCTGGCACGACCCCCGCGAAGACGGCCTGGCCCCCGACATCTACATCGGGATGGGCTACACCGCGGAGAACCTGGCCCAGATCAAGAACGTCTCCCGCGAGGAGATGGACGAGTTCGGCGTCCGCAGCCAGAACCTCGCCGAGAAGGCCATCGCCAACGGCTTCTGGGAGCGCGAGATCACCCCGATCACGCTGCCCGACGGCACCGTCGTGTCGAAGGACGACGGCCCCCGCGCCGGCGTCACCATCGACGCGGTCTCGCAGCTCAAGCCGGTCTTCCGCCCCGACGGCCGGGTCACCGCCGGCAACTGCTGCCCGCTCAACGACGGCGCCGCCGCGGTCGTGATCATGAGCGACACGAAGGCCCGCGAGCTCGGCATCACCCCGCTCGCCCGGATCGTGTCCACCGGCGTCACCGCCCTCTCCCCGGAGATCATGGGTCTCGGCCCGGTCGAGGCGTCGAAGCAGGCCCTCAAGCGCGCCGGCATGACCATCGGCGACGTCGACCTCGTCGAGATCAACGAGGCTTTCGCGGCCCAGGTCATCCCGTCGTACAAGGACCTCGGCATCCCGCTGGAGAAGCTCAACGTGAACGGCGGCGCCATCGCCGTCGGCCACCCGTTCGGCATGACCGGCGCCCGCATCACCGGCACCCTGCTGAACTCGCTCGACTGGCACGACAAGTCCATCGGCCTCGAGACCATGTGCGTCGGCGGCGGCCAGGGCATGGCGCTGATCGTCGAACGCCTCAGCTGA
- a CDS encoding SGNH/GDSL hydrolase family protein: MAGLPERLTRAAATSLLAGVVGGVALIAGEMLAAKSRRYAKPTMGLALRTSMGPQSAPPLRLVLLGDSAAVGVGVEWLSDTVGGQLARLLADGSAEMGQRHVLLSSVGVAGSRSSDLATQVARSLLGDRPDVAVVLIGAFDAASGRGPEDAADHLGQAVRRLRSAGVQVVVGTCPDLGAARSMAPPLRQIAGLIGRRMARAQARAVTEAGGVVVDLAAETGAVFRADAGTLCYDGFHPSADGYRVWAHALYPAVSKAAMSSV, encoded by the coding sequence ATGGCGGGGTTGCCGGAACGACTCACCAGGGCCGCTGCCACGAGTCTGCTGGCCGGCGTGGTGGGCGGTGTCGCGCTGATCGCCGGGGAGATGCTGGCCGCCAAGTCGCGGCGCTACGCGAAGCCCACCATGGGCCTGGCGCTGCGCACGTCGATGGGCCCGCAGAGCGCGCCGCCGCTGCGCCTGGTGCTGCTCGGCGACTCGGCCGCGGTGGGTGTCGGCGTGGAATGGCTGTCCGACACGGTCGGTGGCCAGCTCGCCCGCCTGCTCGCCGACGGCTCGGCCGAGATGGGCCAGCGGCACGTGCTGCTGTCCAGCGTCGGTGTGGCCGGGTCCCGCTCCAGCGACCTGGCCACCCAGGTGGCCCGTTCCCTGCTCGGCGACCGGCCGGACGTGGCCGTGGTGCTTATCGGGGCCTTCGACGCGGCGTCCGGGCGCGGTCCCGAGGACGCGGCCGATCATCTGGGCCAGGCGGTGCGGCGGCTGCGCTCGGCGGGCGTCCAGGTGGTGGTCGGCACCTGCCCGGATCTGGGCGCCGCCCGCTCGATGGCCCCGCCGCTGCGGCAGATCGCCGGGCTGATCGGCCGCCGGATGGCCCGGGCCCAGGCCCGGGCGGTGACCGAGGCCGGCGGTGTGGTGGTCGACCTGGCCGCCGAAACGGGTGCGGTGTTCCGCGCCGACGCCGGGACGCTCTGCTACGACGGCTTCCACCCGTCCGCCGATGGCTACCGGGTCTGGGCGCACGCGCTCTATCCGGCGGTGTCGAAAGCGGCGATGAGCAGCGTCTGA